The Mytilus galloprovincialis chromosome 4, xbMytGall1.hap1.1, whole genome shotgun sequence genome contains a region encoding:
- the LOC143072767 gene encoding DNA mismatch repair protein Msh3-like isoform X2 gives MSKRKSINLTKLKSKVDESRQATLSKFFPSNTTDNKAKTSKSKSTEVQVINIDDSPIKSTPPRKIPPFSQKKRPREENVFEHDSSKKKCLGVSPDSINGKISPDDGQQPQCSSKVTLNESTILKLKQFEPDLDREKTEISIEHFKKRNLVTADNAANNKSKRSDSDSDDDVIVKDDGLSVFSHLPKHAQSPSSKGKSPINKQTKTKYTPLEQQYVDIKNKYPDALLLVECGYKYRFFGEDAEVAAKVLKIFCHLDHNFMTASIPTHRLFVHVRRLVSAGYKVGVVKQMETAALKAAGDNRSAPFTRQLQSLYTKSTLIGEDVNPISGETTGEVAVEEQMSFLLCVYETPPDKTKQTCIGILAVQPSTGDIIYDCFNDDDTRSELETRITHIQPAEILIPCNLSPKTEKIIKGIIDISTSEDDRIRLERQPEEHFEYEQAFQTVSDFYKSDAKCAGKIQEIINLPKPIISCLSGVLVYLNDFGLSQILKLTGNFCQFSTKSLYMQLQTSVLRNLEVFQNLTDGKEKGSLFWAVNQTVTRFGGRMLKSWLKKPLLSAKHILDRQEAIHELLRGKNAQVLANLRGSLSQTPDLEKGISSVYYKKCSVLEFFFVCKSLIKWSEDVQLISKQLDGSLSSEILNDILNDIPQLLEDVKSLLNSLHENNVRDKEKTNLFSDESLFPTVQRRKQEIKDVEKEMLDHRRTVRLILKQPALDFTTVLGTEYLIEVKNKVSHVVPTDWLKISSTKAVSRFHPPFIQATYKKLNQLREQLKKDCDEAWLQFLGWFEDDYQKYRKAVHHIATLDCLFSLSLVARLHGYCRPKVNENKVCINIEQGQHPVIQQILQGSQQFVPNDTNISTNETKVMIITGPNMGGKSSYIKQVALITILTQIGSYVPAESAEMGIVDAVYTRMGASDEIYKGRSTFMVELQEASDIMLKATPRSLVILDELGRGTSTHDGVAIAYATLDYFIKQVKCLTLFVTHYPVLSELEQIYPNIVQNHHMSFMVNEDSGDEDSSNINVVTFLYQLVSGCAGKSYGLNVARLASIPQDILNTAAKKSQEFHNLIVMKRKREEEFRNIYSTEDTKVLFQSLQNTSAMQ, from the exons ATTCCCCCATTTAGTCAAAAGAAAAGACCAAGAGAAGAAAATGTTTTTGAACATGATTCatcaaaaaagaaatgtttagGTGTATCACCTGATAGCATCAATGGAAAGATATCTCCAGATGATGGACAACAACCACAATGCTCATCAAAAGTTACCCTAAATGAATCtacaatattgaaattaaaacaatttgaacCAGATTTAGACAGAGAGAAAACAGAAATTAGCAttgaacattttaagaaaagaaattTGGTTACAGCTGACAATGCAGCTAATAACAAGAGTAAACGTAGTGATTCTGACAGTGATGATGATGTGATAGTCAAAGACGATGGCTTATCAGTGTTCAGCCATTTACCTAAACATGCTCAATCACCAAGCTCTAAAGGAAAATCACCAatcaacaaacagacaaaaactaAATATACACCACTGGAGCAACAAtatgttgatataaaaaataagtatCCTGATGCTTTGCTGCTGGTTGAATGTGGTTACAAGTACAGATTCTTTGGAGAAGATGCAGAG GTAGCAGCAAAAGTATTGAAGATCTTTTGTCATCTTGATCATAACTTTATGACAGCATCCATTCCAACACACAGATTGTTTGTCCATGTACGAAGACTGGTATCTGCAGGATACAAG GTTGGTGTTGTTAAACAGATGGAGACAGCAGCTTTGAAAGCAGCAGGTGACAACAGAAGTGCTCCTTTTACCAGACAACTGCAGTCATTGTATACCAAGTCTACATTGATTGGGGAAG ATGTAAATCCCATCTCAGGGGAGACAACTGGAGAGGTTGCTGTTGAGGAGCAGATGTCATTTCTGTTGTGTGTGTATGAGACGCCACCAGATAAAACTAAACAGACATGTATTGGAATTCTG GCTGTTCAACCTTCAACTGGTGACATCATATATGATTGTTTCAATGATGATGACACAAGAAGTGAACTGGAAACCAGAATTACTCACATACAGCCAGCAGAAATACTGATACCTTGTAACCTGTCTCCAAAAACGGAGAAAATTATCAAAGGGATTATAGATATTAG TACATCAGAAGATGACAGAATAAGATTAGAAAGACAACCAGAGGAGCATTTTGAATATGAACAGGCATTTCAGACAGTTTCAGATTTCTACAAGTCTGATGCTAAAT GTGCTGGTAAAATTCAGGAGATCATAAATTTACCCAAGCCAATTATAAGCTGTTTGTCTGGTGTTTTGGTGTACCTCAATGATTTTGGACTAAGCCAGATTTTGAAACTTACAGG gaatttttgtcagTTTTCTACAAAATCACTCTACATGCAGCTACAAACTAGTGTACTCAGAAATTTAGAAGTGTTTCAAAATCTTACTGATGGAAAGGAGAAGGGTTCATTATTTTGGGCTGTTAATCAGACTGTTACTAGATTTGGAGGTAGAATGTTAAAGTCATGGTTGAAAAAGCCATTGCTTTCAGCAAA ACATATTTTAGATAGACAAGAAGCAATACATGAGTTACTAAGGGGCAAAAATGCACAGGTTCTAGCTAACCTCAGAGGTTCATTGTCACAGACGCCTGACTTAGAAAAGGGAATCAGTTCAGTATATTACAAAAAG tgTAGTGTACTTGAATTTTTCTTCGTATGTAAGTCTCTAATAAAATGGAGTGAAGATGTCCAGTTAATATCTAAGCAGTTAGATGGTTCTCTCTCATCAGAAATACTTAATGATATACTCAATGATATTCCACAGTTATTGGAAGATGTGAAATCTTTATTAAATAGTTTACATGAAAATAATGTCAG GGATAAAGAGAAAACTAATCTGTTCTCAGATGAAAGCCTATTTCCTACTGTCCAGAGGAGGAAACAAGAGATAAAGGATGTAGAGAAGGAAATGTTAGATCACAGACGAACTGTCAGGTTGATATTAAAACAGCCTGCTCTAGATTTCACTACTGTATTAGGTACTGAA TACttaattgaagtaaaaaacaAAGTGTCACATGTTGTACCCACTGATTGGCTGAAGATAAGCAG TACAAAGGCAGTTAGTAGATTTCACCCTCCATTTATACAAGCCACTTACAAGAAACTAAATCAACTAAGAGAACAGTTGAAGAAAGATTGTGATGAGGCTTGGTTACAGTTCCTTGG TTGGTTTGAAGATGATTACCAGAAGTACAGGAAAGCAGTTCATCACATAGCTACATTAGACTGTTTGTTTTCCTTATCCTTAGTGGCTAGGTTACATGGGTATTGTAG GCCAAAAGTAAATGAGAATAAAGTGTGTATAAACATTGAACAAGGACAACATCCAGTGATACAACAGATCTTACAAGGAAGTCAACAGTTTGTTCCAAATGATACAAATATATCA ACCAATGAGACTAAGGTAATGATAATTACAGGTCCAAATATGGGAGGAAAGAGTTCCTATATAAAACAAGTAGCTCTAATAACTATCCTAACACAGATTGGATCTTATGTTCCTGCTGAATCAGCAGAAATGGGAATAGTGGATGCTGTTTACACCAG GATGGGAGCTTCAGATGAGATTTACAAAGGTAGAAGTACATTTATGGTAGAATTACAAGAAGCCTCAGACATAATGTTAAAAGCTACACCAAGATCACTGGTTATACTGGATGAATTGGGCAGGGGTACCAGTACCCATGATGGTGTAGCAATAGCTTATGCTACTTTGGATTATTTTATAAAACAG GTTAAATGTCTGACGTTATTTGTAACACATTACCCAGTTTTATCAGAACTAGAACAGATATATCCAAATATAGTACAGAATCATCACATGTCATTTATGGTCAATGAAGACTCAG GTGATGAGGACAGTTCCAATATTAATGTAGTGACATTTTTGTACCAGCTTGTCAGTGGCTGTGCCGGGAAAAGTTATGGATTAAATGTGGCAAGACTGGCATCAATACCTCAGGACATTTTAAATACTGCAGCTAAAAAATCTCAGGAGTTTCATAACTTGATTGTTATGAAGAG gaagAGAGAAGAAGAATTCAGAAACATCTACAGTACTGAAGACACAAAAGTTTTATTTCAGTCTTTACAAAATACTTCTGCTATGCAATAA
- the LOC143072767 gene encoding DNA mismatch repair protein Msh3-like isoform X1, with the protein MSKRKSINLTKLKSKVDESRQATLSKFFPSNTTDNKAKTSKSKSTEVQVINIDDSPIKSTPPRKIPPFSQKKRPREENVFEHDSSKKKCLGVSPDSINGKISPDDGQQPQCSSKVTLNESTILKLKQFEPDLDREKTEISIEHFKKRNLVTADNAANNKSKRSDSDSDDDVIVKDDGLSVFSHLPKHAQSPSSKGKSPINKQTKTKYTPLEQQYVDIKNKYPDALLLVECGYKYRFFGEDAEVAAKVLKIFCHLDHNFMTASIPTHRLFVHVRRLVSAGYKVGVVKQMETAALKAAGDNRSAPFTRQLQSLYTKSTLIGEDVNPISGETTGEVAVEEQMSFLLCVYETPPDKTKQTCIGILAVQPSTGDIIYDCFNDDDTRSELETRITHIQPAEILIPCNLSPKTEKIIKGIIDISTSEDDRIRLERQPEEHFEYEQAFQTVSDFYKSDAKCAGKIQEIINLPKPIISCLSGVLVYLNDFGLSQILKLTGNFCQFSTKSLYMQLQTSVLRNLEVFQNLTDGKEKGSLFWAVNQTVTRFGGRMLKSWLKKPLLSAKHILDRQEAIHELLRGKNAQVLANLRGSLSQTPDLEKGISSVYYKKCSVLEFFFVCKSLIKWSEDVQLISKQLDGSLSSEILNDILNDIPQLLEDVKSLLNSLHENNVRDKEKTNLFSDESLFPTVQRRKQEIKDVEKEMLDHRRTVRLILKQPALDFTTVLGTEYLIEVKNKVSHVVPTDWLKISSTKAVSRFHPPFIQATYKKLNQLREQLKKDCDEAWLQFLGWFEDDYQKYRKAVHHIATLDCLFSLSLVARLHGYCRPKVNENKVCINIEQGQHPVIQQILQGSQQFVPNDTNISTNETKVMIITGPNMGGKSSYIKQVALITILTQIGSYVPAESAEMGIVDAVYTRMGASDEIYKGRSTFMVELQEASDIMLKATPRSLVILDELGRGTSTHDGVAIAYATLDYFIKQVKCLTLFVTHYPVLSELEQIYPNIVQNHHMSFMVNEDSGKRGDEDSSNINVVTFLYQLVSGCAGKSYGLNVARLASIPQDILNTAAKKSQEFHNLIVMKRKREEEFRNIYSTEDTKVLFQSLQNTSAMQ; encoded by the exons ATTCCCCCATTTAGTCAAAAGAAAAGACCAAGAGAAGAAAATGTTTTTGAACATGATTCatcaaaaaagaaatgtttagGTGTATCACCTGATAGCATCAATGGAAAGATATCTCCAGATGATGGACAACAACCACAATGCTCATCAAAAGTTACCCTAAATGAATCtacaatattgaaattaaaacaatttgaacCAGATTTAGACAGAGAGAAAACAGAAATTAGCAttgaacattttaagaaaagaaattTGGTTACAGCTGACAATGCAGCTAATAACAAGAGTAAACGTAGTGATTCTGACAGTGATGATGATGTGATAGTCAAAGACGATGGCTTATCAGTGTTCAGCCATTTACCTAAACATGCTCAATCACCAAGCTCTAAAGGAAAATCACCAatcaacaaacagacaaaaactaAATATACACCACTGGAGCAACAAtatgttgatataaaaaataagtatCCTGATGCTTTGCTGCTGGTTGAATGTGGTTACAAGTACAGATTCTTTGGAGAAGATGCAGAG GTAGCAGCAAAAGTATTGAAGATCTTTTGTCATCTTGATCATAACTTTATGACAGCATCCATTCCAACACACAGATTGTTTGTCCATGTACGAAGACTGGTATCTGCAGGATACAAG GTTGGTGTTGTTAAACAGATGGAGACAGCAGCTTTGAAAGCAGCAGGTGACAACAGAAGTGCTCCTTTTACCAGACAACTGCAGTCATTGTATACCAAGTCTACATTGATTGGGGAAG ATGTAAATCCCATCTCAGGGGAGACAACTGGAGAGGTTGCTGTTGAGGAGCAGATGTCATTTCTGTTGTGTGTGTATGAGACGCCACCAGATAAAACTAAACAGACATGTATTGGAATTCTG GCTGTTCAACCTTCAACTGGTGACATCATATATGATTGTTTCAATGATGATGACACAAGAAGTGAACTGGAAACCAGAATTACTCACATACAGCCAGCAGAAATACTGATACCTTGTAACCTGTCTCCAAAAACGGAGAAAATTATCAAAGGGATTATAGATATTAG TACATCAGAAGATGACAGAATAAGATTAGAAAGACAACCAGAGGAGCATTTTGAATATGAACAGGCATTTCAGACAGTTTCAGATTTCTACAAGTCTGATGCTAAAT GTGCTGGTAAAATTCAGGAGATCATAAATTTACCCAAGCCAATTATAAGCTGTTTGTCTGGTGTTTTGGTGTACCTCAATGATTTTGGACTAAGCCAGATTTTGAAACTTACAGG gaatttttgtcagTTTTCTACAAAATCACTCTACATGCAGCTACAAACTAGTGTACTCAGAAATTTAGAAGTGTTTCAAAATCTTACTGATGGAAAGGAGAAGGGTTCATTATTTTGGGCTGTTAATCAGACTGTTACTAGATTTGGAGGTAGAATGTTAAAGTCATGGTTGAAAAAGCCATTGCTTTCAGCAAA ACATATTTTAGATAGACAAGAAGCAATACATGAGTTACTAAGGGGCAAAAATGCACAGGTTCTAGCTAACCTCAGAGGTTCATTGTCACAGACGCCTGACTTAGAAAAGGGAATCAGTTCAGTATATTACAAAAAG tgTAGTGTACTTGAATTTTTCTTCGTATGTAAGTCTCTAATAAAATGGAGTGAAGATGTCCAGTTAATATCTAAGCAGTTAGATGGTTCTCTCTCATCAGAAATACTTAATGATATACTCAATGATATTCCACAGTTATTGGAAGATGTGAAATCTTTATTAAATAGTTTACATGAAAATAATGTCAG GGATAAAGAGAAAACTAATCTGTTCTCAGATGAAAGCCTATTTCCTACTGTCCAGAGGAGGAAACAAGAGATAAAGGATGTAGAGAAGGAAATGTTAGATCACAGACGAACTGTCAGGTTGATATTAAAACAGCCTGCTCTAGATTTCACTACTGTATTAGGTACTGAA TACttaattgaagtaaaaaacaAAGTGTCACATGTTGTACCCACTGATTGGCTGAAGATAAGCAG TACAAAGGCAGTTAGTAGATTTCACCCTCCATTTATACAAGCCACTTACAAGAAACTAAATCAACTAAGAGAACAGTTGAAGAAAGATTGTGATGAGGCTTGGTTACAGTTCCTTGG TTGGTTTGAAGATGATTACCAGAAGTACAGGAAAGCAGTTCATCACATAGCTACATTAGACTGTTTGTTTTCCTTATCCTTAGTGGCTAGGTTACATGGGTATTGTAG GCCAAAAGTAAATGAGAATAAAGTGTGTATAAACATTGAACAAGGACAACATCCAGTGATACAACAGATCTTACAAGGAAGTCAACAGTTTGTTCCAAATGATACAAATATATCA ACCAATGAGACTAAGGTAATGATAATTACAGGTCCAAATATGGGAGGAAAGAGTTCCTATATAAAACAAGTAGCTCTAATAACTATCCTAACACAGATTGGATCTTATGTTCCTGCTGAATCAGCAGAAATGGGAATAGTGGATGCTGTTTACACCAG GATGGGAGCTTCAGATGAGATTTACAAAGGTAGAAGTACATTTATGGTAGAATTACAAGAAGCCTCAGACATAATGTTAAAAGCTACACCAAGATCACTGGTTATACTGGATGAATTGGGCAGGGGTACCAGTACCCATGATGGTGTAGCAATAGCTTATGCTACTTTGGATTATTTTATAAAACAG GTTAAATGTCTGACGTTATTTGTAACACATTACCCAGTTTTATCAGAACTAGAACAGATATATCCAAATATAGTACAGAATCATCACATGTCATTTATGGTCAATGAAGACTCAGGTAAAAGAG GTGATGAGGACAGTTCCAATATTAATGTAGTGACATTTTTGTACCAGCTTGTCAGTGGCTGTGCCGGGAAAAGTTATGGATTAAATGTGGCAAGACTGGCATCAATACCTCAGGACATTTTAAATACTGCAGCTAAAAAATCTCAGGAGTTTCATAACTTGATTGTTATGAAGAG gaagAGAGAAGAAGAATTCAGAAACATCTACAGTACTGAAGACACAAAAGTTTTATTTCAGTCTTTACAAAATACTTCTGCTATGCAATAA